Proteins from a genomic interval of Candidatus Edwardsbacteria bacterium RifOxyA12_full_54_48:
- a CDS encoding cell division protein FtsH encodes MNKLPPAPNWRSGTSTLLFWVIIFMLGITLYQLFSGGREKQMDIIYSQFREEINAGNITQVTFYDREVKGKFKTPKVKVERSIRSEYPKFKTYLPIEDPGLIAELESRGIQIKAENTAPSPILSFLMNWGFLIVIGVLWFVFMRQMQGGQKGVFSFGKSKAKLLSEDRIKITFSDVAGADEAKDDLQEIIGFLKEPKKFTKLGGKIPKGALLLGPPGTGKTLLAKAVAGEAGVPFFSISGSDFVEMFVGVGAARVRDLFEQGKRSAPCIIFIDEIDAVGRHRGAGIGGGHDEREQTLNALLVEMDGFAGNEGVIIVAATNRPDVLDPALLRPGRFDRVIVVDRPDVVGREGILKVHTKNKPLSEDVNLKVLARSTPGFSGADIANMVNEAALLAARRNRDKVFMIDFEEAKDKVMMGAERRSMVISEDEKKMTSYHEAGHTLVSRLIPGTDPIHKVTIIPRGRALGVTVSLPIDEKHNYSRTWCINQITTMLGGRAAEQLVFDELSTGSGNDLEKATNLARKMVCEWGMSDKLGPLTFGQKDEEVFLGRDYGHIKNYSEQTSELIDSEIRSLVEGANKKAKALLKDNVEKLHALSQALLERECLDGEEVEMIIKGEQLPPKMEKNDEKKNNDPPKVQA; translated from the coding sequence ATGAACAAGCTGCCGCCGGCCCCCAACTGGAGGAGCGGCACCAGCACCCTGCTGTTCTGGGTGATCATCTTCATGCTGGGTATCACCCTGTATCAGCTGTTCTCCGGCGGCCGCGAGAAGCAGATGGATATCATCTATTCCCAGTTCCGCGAGGAGATCAACGCCGGCAACATAACCCAGGTCACTTTTTACGACCGGGAGGTCAAGGGAAAATTCAAGACCCCCAAGGTCAAGGTGGAGAGGTCCATCCGCAGCGAATATCCCAAGTTCAAGACCTACCTGCCCATCGAGGACCCCGGGCTGATCGCCGAACTGGAGAGCCGGGGCATCCAGATCAAGGCCGAGAACACCGCGCCCAGCCCCATACTGTCATTTCTGATGAACTGGGGATTCCTGATCGTCATCGGGGTGCTGTGGTTCGTCTTCATGCGCCAGATGCAGGGCGGCCAGAAGGGGGTCTTCTCCTTCGGCAAGAGCAAGGCCAAACTGCTTTCCGAGGACCGCATCAAGATAACCTTCAGCGATGTGGCCGGGGCCGACGAGGCCAAGGATGATCTGCAGGAGATAATCGGCTTCCTGAAGGAGCCCAAAAAATTCACCAAGCTGGGTGGCAAGATACCCAAGGGCGCCCTGCTGCTGGGCCCTCCGGGAACCGGCAAGACCCTGCTGGCCAAGGCGGTGGCCGGCGAGGCCGGGGTGCCGTTCTTCTCCATCTCCGGCTCGGATTTTGTGGAGATGTTCGTGGGGGTGGGAGCCGCCCGGGTGCGGGACCTGTTCGAGCAGGGCAAGCGCAGCGCCCCCTGCATCATCTTCATCGACGAGATCGACGCGGTGGGCCGCCACCGGGGGGCCGGGATCGGGGGCGGGCATGACGAGCGGGAGCAGACCCTGAACGCCCTGCTGGTGGAGATGGACGGCTTCGCCGGGAACGAGGGGGTGATCATCGTGGCCGCCACCAACCGTCCCGATGTGCTGGACCCGGCCCTGTTGCGGCCGGGGAGGTTCGACCGGGTGATAGTGGTGGACCGGCCGGATGTGGTGGGCCGGGAGGGCATCCTCAAGGTCCACACCAAGAACAAGCCGCTGTCCGAGGACGTCAACCTGAAAGTGCTGGCCCGCAGCACCCCGGGCTTTTCCGGGGCCGACATCGCCAACATGGTCAACGAGGCCGCCTTGCTGGCCGCCCGCCGGAACCGCGACAAGGTGTTCATGATAGATTTCGAGGAGGCCAAGGACAAGGTGATGATGGGCGCCGAGCGCCGCAGCATGGTGATCTCCGAGGATGAGAAGAAGATGACCTCCTATCACGAGGCCGGGCACACCCTGGTCAGCCGGCTGATACCCGGCACCGATCCCATCCACAAGGTGACCATCATCCCCCGGGGCCGGGCCCTGGGGGTCACGGTCTCCCTGCCTATAGACGAGAAGCACAACTATTCCCGCACCTGGTGCATCAACCAGATAACCACCATGCTGGGGGGAAGGGCGGCCGAACAGCTGGTGTTCGACGAGCTGTCCACCGGATCGGGCAACGACCTGGAGAAGGCCACCAATCTGGCCCGCAAGATGGTCTGCGAGTGGGGCATGAGCGACAAGCTGGGCCCGCTGACCTTCGGCCAGAAGGACGAGGAGGTCTTTCTGGGCCGGGACTACGGGCACATAAAGAATTACTCCGAGCAGACCTCGGAGCTGATCGACTCCGAGATCAGGTCGCTGGTGGAAGGGGCCAATAAAAAAGCCAAGGCCCTGTTAAAGGATAATGTAGAAAAACTCCACGCCCTGTCGCAGGCCCTGCTGGAGCGGGAATGCCTGGACGGCGAGGAGGTGGAGATGATAATCAAGGGCGAGCAGCTGCCGCCCAAAATGGAAAAGAACGATGAAAAGAAAAACAACGACCCCCCCAAGGTCCAGGCCTAA
- a CDS encoding TIGR00159 family protein encodes MDKLFPTFHLPGVLSFLTVRPLDILDIILVAYIIYRIFHLMKGTRAVQIMFGLLVLIAIAIVAQLYQLPGTSWVISSLKTVWVVAFVILFQPEIRNAMTQLGRNRFLGIFLKGEVRAIEEVIKVCQALLVRGYGAIIVLEKNDGLKNYTATGVELNAHLTEQLLVSLFVPDGPLHDGAVIIRGETVVAAGCTLPITKDQNFSGEHGMRHRAAVGLSEETDAVAVVVSEEKQSISIARYGKLIELKNIQELREKLNRALHTKAGPAEMKENTPGDINSKEN; translated from the coding sequence ATGGATAAATTATTTCCCACATTTCACCTGCCCGGCGTGCTGTCCTTCCTAACGGTGCGGCCGCTGGACATCCTGGACATAATCCTGGTGGCCTACATCATCTACCGGATCTTTCACCTGATGAAGGGCACCCGGGCGGTCCAGATCATGTTCGGCCTGCTGGTGCTGATCGCCATCGCCATAGTGGCCCAGCTGTACCAATTGCCCGGCACCAGCTGGGTAATATCCAGCCTGAAGACGGTGTGGGTGGTGGCCTTCGTGATACTGTTCCAGCCGGAGATCCGCAATGCCATGACCCAGCTGGGGCGCAACCGCTTTCTGGGGATATTTCTCAAGGGCGAGGTGCGGGCCATCGAGGAAGTTATCAAGGTCTGCCAGGCCCTGCTGGTCAGGGGCTATGGGGCCATCATCGTGCTGGAGAAGAACGACGGCCTGAAGAACTACACCGCCACCGGGGTGGAGCTGAACGCCCACCTCACCGAGCAGCTGCTGGTCTCCCTGTTCGTGCCCGACGGACCGCTGCACGACGGGGCGGTGATCATCCGGGGGGAGACGGTGGTGGCCGCCGGCTGCACCCTGCCCATCACCAAGGACCAAAATTTTTCCGGGGAGCACGGAATGCGGCACCGGGCGGCGGTGGGCCTTTCCGAGGAGACCGACGCCGTGGCGGTGGTGGTCTCGGAGGAGAAGCAGTCCATCTCCATCGCCCGTTACGGGAAGCTGATCGAACTGAAAAATATCCAGGAACTGAGGGAAAAACTCAACCGGGCATTGCACACCAAGGCCGGCCCGGCAGAGATGAAAGAAAACACACCAGGTGACATAAATAGCAAGGAGAATTAG
- a CDS encoding tRNA lysidine(34) synthetase TilS, translating to MPKDQPLNKIREFIVSRRLIRPKDQVLVALSGGPDSVFLLHALLALREDQKITLLAGHLNHRLRGAESDKDEAFVKALAKKEGVKLISAQRDVAGYAKRHKFSIETAARELRREFLLKTADKYNCQKIATGHNLNDQAETVLMHIIRGSGLTGLKGIPAANGKFIRPMLGIGRQEILEYLRVNKIEWREDSSNKSPEHTRNRIRLTLIPQLKEYNPQIAQSLSHLAESAGSDLELVEQLAEQAFRQTAKIHKAKINIDLSLFNSYNKGLQRNVLRLAVLRLARQGVAPSFEAVENCIHLMAGRVGSRVEVLPGIWCITGYKTAEIVIPPTSPIVKKDPAVKKLAVPGKTIFNSHLIISKIVGSHTWGKTLIRSDDAVYYDWDRLKEMDLTVGKRRPGDAMVPFGSSHKKKTKELFIEAKVPQAKRDSWPVIRRGDEIIWLAGLKRSNHAPVNRETKNILKLEFVS from the coding sequence ATGCCGAAGGATCAACCATTAAATAAAATACGGGAGTTCATCGTTTCCCGCCGGCTGATAAGGCCCAAGGACCAGGTGCTGGTGGCCCTCTCCGGCGGGCCGGATTCGGTCTTTTTGCTGCATGCTTTGCTGGCCCTGCGGGAAGATCAGAAGATCACTTTGTTGGCCGGGCATTTAAACCATCGCCTGAGGGGCGCGGAGTCTGATAAGGACGAGGCATTCGTCAAGGCCCTGGCCAAAAAAGAGGGGGTCAAGCTGATCTCCGCCCAACGCGATGTGGCCGGATACGCCAAGAGGCATAAGTTTTCCATCGAGACCGCGGCCCGGGAACTAAGGCGGGAATTCCTTTTAAAAACTGCTGATAAATACAACTGTCAAAAGATCGCCACCGGCCACAATCTCAACGATCAGGCCGAGACGGTGCTGATGCACATCATTCGGGGCTCCGGTCTGACCGGACTTAAAGGGATCCCGGCGGCCAACGGAAAATTCATCCGGCCCATGCTGGGCATCGGCCGGCAGGAGATCCTGGAATATCTTCGGGTCAATAAGATCGAGTGGCGGGAGGACAGCAGCAATAAAAGTCCGGAACATACCCGCAACAGGATCCGCCTGACCCTGATCCCGCAGTTGAAAGAATACAACCCGCAGATAGCCCAATCATTATCCCATCTGGCCGAGTCTGCGGGGTCCGATCTGGAACTGGTCGAGCAGCTGGCTGAGCAGGCTTTCAGGCAGACGGCCAAAATCCATAAGGCCAAAATTAATATTGACTTATCATTATTTAATAGTTATAATAAAGGGTTGCAAAGAAACGTTTTGAGGCTGGCGGTTCTACGTCTTGCCCGGCAAGGGGTTGCCCCCAGCTTTGAGGCTGTCGAGAATTGCATCCATCTGATGGCCGGCCGGGTGGGCAGCCGGGTGGAAGTATTGCCGGGAATCTGGTGCATCACCGGATATAAAACAGCGGAGATCGTCATACCTCCGACCAGCCCCATAGTTAAAAAGGACCCTGCCGTTAAAAAGTTGGCGGTACCGGGAAAAACAATTTTTAACAGTCATCTGATCATATCGAAAATCGTCGGATCTCATACCTGGGGAAAGACCCTGATCCGAAGCGACGATGCCGTCTATTACGACTGGGACAGACTGAAAGAGATGGACCTCACGGTGGGTAAACGCCGGCCGGGCGACGCCATGGTTCCCTTCGGGTCGTCGCACAAAAAGAAGACCAAGGAGTTATTCATAGAAGCCAAAGTGCCACAGGCCAAGCGCGATTCCTGGCCGGTGATCAGGCGCGGGGACGAGATAATCTGGCTGGCCGGATTGAAACGCTCCAACCATGCACCGGTAAACCGGGAGACCAAAAACATCCTGAAACTGGAATTTGTATCATGA
- a CDS encoding hydrogenase accessory protein HypB: MTEIKILKNILDQNRHRADENRAVFQKHGILALNFIASPGAGKTTLLERTISGLKGKMEFAVIEGDITGDYDARRLAALGIPVVQINTEGGCHLDAGMVHRAFQDFQLDKTDILAVENVGNLVCPAEFDLGEAFKVVVLSVPEGDDKPAKYPLIFSEAGAVIFSKIDLLEAVNFDLEKARADVRRINREAPIFELSAATGQGMAEWVDWLAARAAEQGKSKTG, from the coding sequence ATGACAGAGATCAAGATCCTGAAAAATATCCTGGACCAGAACCGCCACCGGGCGGATGAGAACCGGGCAGTGTTCCAAAAACACGGCATCCTGGCGCTTAATTTCATCGCCTCGCCCGGGGCCGGCAAGACCACCCTGCTGGAGAGGACCATCTCCGGCCTGAAAGGTAAAATGGAATTTGCGGTGATCGAGGGAGATATCACCGGCGACTACGACGCCCGGCGGCTGGCGGCCCTGGGCATTCCGGTGGTGCAGATCAACACCGAGGGCGGCTGCCACCTGGATGCCGGGATGGTGCACCGGGCCTTTCAGGATTTTCAGCTTGATAAGACGGATATCCTGGCGGTGGAGAACGTGGGCAACCTGGTCTGTCCGGCCGAATTCGACCTGGGCGAGGCTTTTAAGGTGGTGGTGCTCTCGGTGCCGGAGGGCGACGACAAGCCGGCCAAATATCCCCTGATCTTCTCCGAGGCCGGGGCGGTGATATTCTCCAAGATCGACCTGCTGGAAGCGGTGAACTTCGATCTAGAGAAGGCCCGGGCCGACGTCCGGAGGATAAACCGGGAGGCTCCCATCTTCGAACTGTCGGCCGCCACCGGGCAGGGCATGGCGGAATGGGTGGACTGGCTGGCCGCCAGGGCCGCTGAACAGGGGAAATCCAAAACGGGATGA
- a CDS encoding AAA family ATPase, producing the protein MTDQTEIFPDRSAEAKSVPLADRMRPRTLDEVVGQEHLIGSGRVLRKILESGEVPSLIFWGPPGSGKTTLARIIASSVKANFLEFSAVISGIKEIKEVIKQAEAKRSHQGQRTILFVDEIHRFNKAQQDAFLPYVERGTIVLIGATTENPSFEVISALLSRSKVLILKGLGEEDIKGILERALIEEKGLAELHPAADAKALEFIAQSSYGDARTALNALELAVSTVKPDQDGKRTVTLADAEEAMQRKSLLYDKAGEEHYNLISALHKSLRDSDPDGSLYWLARMLASGEDPLYVARRMIRFATEDIGNADPNALLIANQAKEAYHFLGTPEGELALAQAVIYLALAPKSNAVYKAYGAVMREIDRSGSLPVPLVIRNAVTKLMKEVGYGAGYRYAHDEPDAKLDQQHLPDEIKDQKFYFPTERGWEGRKKKDGGNK; encoded by the coding sequence ATGACCGATCAGACCGAAATATTTCCCGATAGATCGGCCGAGGCCAAATCCGTGCCCCTGGCCGACCGGATGCGGCCCCGCACCCTGGACGAGGTGGTGGGCCAGGAGCATCTGATCGGCTCCGGACGGGTGCTGCGCAAGATCCTGGAATCCGGCGAGGTGCCGTCGCTGATCTTCTGGGGTCCGCCGGGCTCCGGCAAGACCACTTTGGCCCGGATCATCGCCAGCTCGGTCAAGGCCAATTTTCTGGAATTCTCGGCGGTGATCTCCGGCATCAAGGAGATCAAGGAGGTCATCAAGCAAGCCGAGGCCAAGCGCAGCCACCAGGGCCAGCGCACCATCCTTTTCGTGGACGAGATCCATCGCTTCAACAAGGCCCAGCAGGACGCCTTTCTGCCCTACGTGGAACGGGGGACCATCGTGCTGATAGGGGCCACCACCGAGAACCCGTCCTTCGAGGTGATCTCGGCCCTTTTATCCCGCAGCAAGGTGCTGATCCTGAAAGGCCTGGGCGAGGAGGATATCAAGGGCATTCTGGAGCGGGCTCTAATAGAAGAAAAGGGGCTGGCCGAGCTCCATCCGGCGGCCGATGCCAAGGCCCTGGAATTCATCGCCCAGTCCTCCTACGGCGACGCCCGCACCGCCCTCAACGCTCTGGAGCTGGCGGTCAGCACCGTCAAACCGGACCAGGACGGGAAGAGAACGGTGACCCTGGCCGATGCCGAGGAGGCCATGCAGAGGAAATCCCTGCTGTACGACAAGGCCGGGGAGGAGCATTACAACCTGATCTCGGCCCTGCATAAATCCCTGCGGGACTCCGATCCCGACGGATCTTTATACTGGCTGGCCCGGATGCTGGCCTCGGGCGAGGACCCGTTGTATGTGGCCCGGCGGATGATCCGCTTTGCCACCGAGGACATCGGCAATGCCGATCCCAACGCCCTGCTGATAGCCAACCAGGCCAAAGAGGCCTATCATTTCCTGGGCACGCCGGAGGGCGAGCTGGCCCTGGCCCAGGCGGTGATCTATCTGGCCCTGGCGCCCAAGAGCAACGCGGTCTACAAGGCCTACGGCGCGGTGATGCGGGAGATAGACCGCTCCGGTTCTTTGCCGGTGCCGCTGGTGATCCGCAACGCCGTCACCAAGCTGATGAAGGAGGTGGGCTACGGGGCCGGCTACCGCTACGCCCACGACGAGCCCGACGCCAAACTGGACCAGCAGCACCTGCCGGACGAGATCAAGGACCAGAAGTTCTATTTTCCCACCGAGCGGGGCTGGGAGGGGAGGAAAAAGAAGGATGGTGGCAATAAATAA
- a CDS encoding hypoxanthine phosphoribosyltransferase encodes MRNGAKNILISREQIQQRILELGREISRDYPDKNPVLVGVLRGSFVFLADLIRAVTIPLEVDFISVESYGSQTNSSGVVRLLQDLNTNIKGRDVILVEDIVDTGITLSYLIDNLKTRNPASLVICALLDKKERRQKEPGILKYVGFTIPDKFVIGYGLDHAQQYRNLPYVSWVEEE; translated from the coding sequence ATCCGCAACGGGGCAAAAAATATCCTTATCTCCCGGGAGCAGATCCAACAAAGGATCCTCGAGCTGGGGCGGGAGATCTCACGGGATTACCCCGATAAAAATCCGGTGTTGGTGGGTGTTCTTCGGGGCTCTTTCGTCTTTCTGGCCGACCTGATAAGGGCCGTCACCATCCCCCTGGAGGTGGATTTCATCTCGGTCGAGAGTTACGGCAGCCAGACCAACTCCAGCGGGGTGGTGCGTCTGCTGCAGGATCTGAACACCAACATCAAGGGGCGCGACGTCATCCTGGTGGAGGACATAGTGGATACCGGGATCACCCTGTCCTACCTGATCGACAACCTGAAGACCAGGAATCCCGCCAGTCTGGTGATCTGCGCCCTGCTGGACAAGAAAGAACGGCGCCAAAAGGAGCCGGGAATTTTAAAATACGTCGGGTTCACCATACCCGACAAGTTCGTCATCGGTTACGGCCTGGACCATGCTCAGCAATACCGTAACCTGCCATATGTAAGCTGGGTCGAGGAGGAATAG
- a CDS encoding dihydropteroate synthase, translating into MFWQCGKYKLDTSHKTLVMGILNVTPDSFSDGGRFNAFDKALARAMEMAEQGADIIDIGGESTRPGAAKVSAQEEIERVVPVIEALAKKTDIPISIDTYKSQVARKALEAGASMVNDISGLRFDPEMASLSAEFKSGLVLMHIKGTPEDMQQDPQYKDLLGEIRSYLSGSIKIALDAGVERSAIAIDPGIGFGKTVEHNLSLIKNLAYFKDLDCPIVIGASRKSFIGKLNNDIPATERLPGSLAAAILAVQNGAAIIRCHDVAETKQALRVTQAVMNID; encoded by the coding sequence ATGTTCTGGCAATGCGGCAAATATAAACTCGACACCAGTCATAAAACCCTGGTGATGGGCATCCTCAATGTCACCCCGGATTCCTTCTCCGACGGGGGCCGGTTCAATGCGTTTGACAAGGCCCTGGCCCGGGCCATGGAGATGGCGGAGCAGGGGGCCGACATCATCGATATTGGGGGCGAGTCCACCCGGCCGGGGGCGGCCAAAGTCTCGGCCCAAGAGGAGATCGAGCGGGTGGTGCCGGTCATCGAAGCGCTGGCAAAAAAAACCGACATCCCGATCTCGATAGATACCTATAAATCGCAGGTGGCTAGAAAAGCACTGGAGGCCGGGGCCTCCATGGTCAACGACATTTCAGGGCTGCGGTTTGATCCAGAGATGGCCAGCTTGTCAGCGGAGTTTAAATCCGGCCTGGTGCTGATGCACATCAAGGGCACGCCGGAGGACATGCAGCAGGACCCGCAGTATAAAGATCTGCTGGGAGAGATAAGGTCCTACTTAAGCGGCTCGATCAAGATCGCCCTGGATGCCGGAGTGGAGCGATCGGCCATCGCCATAGATCCCGGCATCGGCTTCGGCAAGACGGTGGAGCATAATCTGAGCCTGATAAAGAATCTGGCATACTTCAAAGATCTGGACTGCCCCATCGTCATCGGCGCTTCACGGAAATCCTTCATCGGAAAATTGAACAATGATATCCCGGCCACAGAACGCCTGCCAGGCAGCCTGGCGGCGGCCATCTTGGCGGTGCAGAACGGGGCGGCCATAATCCGCTGTCACGACGTGGCTGAGACCAAACAGGCTCTGAGGGTGACGCAGGCGGTAATGAATATTGATTAA
- a CDS encoding hydrogenase maturation nickel metallochaperone HypA, translating to MHELAITQSLVKIALSKAQEAGALRIRKINLKIGRLTGYVPEAVEMNFEMMTPGTRAEGAVLDIQWVPIRCRCRDCGAEYQSDQLDLTCPQCGILSGQIIDGREMFIDSIEIDN from the coding sequence ATGCACGAGCTGGCCATCACCCAGAGCCTGGTCAAGATCGCCCTGTCCAAGGCCCAGGAGGCCGGCGCCCTGCGAATAAGGAAGATCAACCTGAAGATCGGCCGACTGACCGGGTACGTGCCGGAGGCGGTGGAGATGAACTTCGAGATGATGACCCCCGGCACCAGGGCCGAAGGGGCGGTGCTGGACATCCAATGGGTCCCCATCAGGTGCCGCTGCCGGGACTGCGGGGCCGAGTACCAATCGGACCAGCTGGACCTCACCTGCCCCCAATGCGGCATCTTAAGCGGCCAGATAATCGACGGCCGGGAGATGTTCATAGACAGCATCGAAATCGATAATTGA
- a CDS encoding CTP synthase produces MKKKVKFIFVTGGVVSSLGKGIASASLGYLLKARGLKVNIQKFDPYLNVDPGTMSPFQHGEVFVTDDGAETDLDLGHYERFIDRPLTRDNNLTSGQIYESIITKERRGDYLGKTVQVVPHVTNEIKARIHKLAESGDVDVLITEIGGTVGDIESLPFIEAIRQFRLDVGRENCAYIHLTLVPYIHASGELKTKPTQHSVNKLREIGIQPDIIICRTEQPLDKELKEKIGLFCNVSAESVIEAIDVESIYEVALRFHNDGLDEIVAHLLGAGFHKPDLTAWSQMIEKHKNPESEVRVAICGKYVDLHDAYKSIIESFVHAGIANRAKVNLDWIDTESLAPENVSQRFANCHGILVCPGFGERGIEGKILAARYARENKMPYFGICLGMQVATIEFARNVCGMKQAHSTEFDDKTPHPVIDYLPEQRNISNLGGTMRLGAYPCVITPGTKAHQAYQTEQVSERHRHRYEVNNTYVAKLEEKGMVFCGRSPDGMLVEMVELKDHPWFLGCQFHPEFKSRPMKPQPLFRDFIKATKEYRDGKK; encoded by the coding sequence ATGAAGAAGAAAGTAAAGTTCATATTTGTCACCGGCGGGGTGGTCAGCTCGCTGGGCAAGGGCATCGCCTCGGCATCGCTGGGCTATCTGCTTAAGGCCCGGGGCCTCAAGGTCAACATCCAGAAGTTCGATCCCTACCTGAATGTCGATCCCGGGACCATGAGCCCCTTCCAGCACGGGGAGGTGTTCGTCACCGACGACGGGGCGGAGACCGATCTGGACCTGGGCCATTACGAAAGGTTCATCGACCGGCCCCTGACCCGGGACAACAACCTGACCTCCGGGCAGATCTACGAATCCATCATCACCAAGGAACGACGGGGCGATTACCTGGGCAAGACCGTCCAGGTGGTGCCGCACGTCACCAACGAGATCAAGGCCCGGATCCACAAGCTGGCCGAAAGCGGCGACGTCGACGTGCTGATCACCGAGATCGGCGGCACGGTGGGCGACATCGAGAGCCTGCCGTTCATCGAGGCCATCAGGCAGTTCCGGCTGGACGTGGGGCGGGAGAACTGCGCCTATATCCACCTGACCCTGGTGCCGTATATCCACGCCTCCGGCGAGCTTAAGACCAAGCCCACCCAGCATTCGGTCAACAAACTGCGGGAGATCGGCATCCAGCCGGACATCATCATCTGCCGGACCGAGCAGCCCCTGGACAAGGAACTCAAGGAGAAGATCGGCCTGTTCTGCAACGTCTCGGCCGAGTCGGTGATCGAGGCCATCGACGTGGAGAGCATCTACGAGGTGGCCCTCAGATTCCACAACGATGGATTGGATGAGATCGTGGCCCATCTGCTGGGGGCCGGTTTTCACAAGCCGGACCTGACCGCCTGGAGCCAGATGATCGAAAAACACAAGAATCCCGAATCCGAAGTGCGGGTGGCCATCTGCGGCAAGTATGTCGATCTGCACGACGCCTACAAGAGCATCATAGAATCATTCGTCCATGCCGGCATCGCCAACCGGGCCAAGGTCAACCTGGACTGGATAGATACCGAAAGCCTGGCCCCGGAGAATGTATCCCAACGCTTCGCTAACTGCCACGGCATCCTGGTCTGCCCCGGCTTCGGAGAAAGGGGCATCGAGGGCAAGATCCTGGCGGCCCGGTACGCCCGGGAAAATAAAATGCCGTATTTCGGCATCTGCCTGGGGATGCAGGTGGCCACCATCGAGTTTGCCCGCAACGTCTGCGGCATGAAGCAGGCCCATTCCACCGAGTTCGACGACAAGACCCCGCATCCGGTGATAGACTACCTGCCGGAACAGAGGAACATCAGCAACCTGGGCGGGACCATGCGGCTGGGGGCCTACCCCTGCGTCATCACGCCCGGCACCAAGGCCCATCAGGCCTACCAGACAGAACAGGTATCGGAACGCCACCGCCACCGCTACGAGGTCAACAACACCTATGTAGCAAAATTGGAGGAGAAGGGCATGGTGTTCTGCGGCCGGTCGCCGGACGGGATGCTGGTGGAGATGGTGGAACTGAAGGACCATCCCTGGTTCCTGGGATGCCAGTTCCATCCCGAATTCAAGTCCCGGCCCATGAAGCCCCAACCCCTGTTCCGCGATTTCATCAAAGCGACCAAGGAATACCGGGACGGGAAAAAATAA
- a CDS encoding GTP cyclohydrolase I FolE: MDGPAIEQAVHQLLLAVGEDPQREGLKETPCRVARMYQEILSGMADDPIDQLKVYTAKNEDEMILVKDITFHSLCEHHLLPFFGKVHIAYIPRRNKITGFSSLVKVVEAMAKRLQLQERLAADIADLLMKKLKPLGVLVVVEAEHLCLTMRGVKKPGSSVVTSAIRGGMKRESTRLEALSLIKGR; this comes from the coding sequence ATCGACGGCCCGGCCATCGAGCAGGCGGTTCATCAATTGCTGTTGGCGGTGGGCGAGGATCCGCAGCGCGAGGGGCTTAAAGAGACCCCCTGCCGGGTGGCCCGGATGTACCAGGAGATCCTGTCCGGCATGGCCGACGACCCCATTGACCAGCTGAAGGTGTATACCGCCAAGAACGAGGACGAGATGATCCTGGTCAAGGACATCACCTTCCATTCGCTGTGCGAGCACCACCTGCTGCCGTTCTTCGGAAAAGTACATATCGCCTATATTCCCCGCCGCAACAAGATCACCGGATTCTCCAGCCTGGTGAAGGTGGTGGAGGCCATGGCCAAGAGATTGCAGCTACAGGAGCGGCTGGCCGCCGACATCGCCGATCTGCTGATGAAGAAGCTGAAGCCGCTGGGGGTGCTGGTGGTGGTGGAGGCGGAGCACCTGTGCCTGACCATGCGGGGGGTCAAGAAGCCGGGCTCATCGGTGGTCACCTCGGCCATCCGGGGAGGGATGAAGCGGGAATCCACCCGGCTGGAGGCGCTGTCGCTGATAAAAGGGCGGTAA